Genomic segment of Mycobacterium botniense:
CTGACCCACGCCGAGCTGCTTCAGTTGGCAAGGGCAACCGAGCGGTTCGAGACGCTGACCCTGGTTCTCGGCTACTGCGGACTGCGCTTCGGTGAGGCAGCGGCGCTGCGCCGCAGGCATGTGGGCGACCGGGAGTTGACGATCCGCTCATCGGCGACGTATGTCACCGGCAGAGGGATTGTCGAGACCACCACGACGACGAACCGGGTGCGTCACGTGCCCGTTCCCGAGCCGGTATGGGAGTGGCTGCGGCGAGCTGCCAACCGAGCCCAATGCCCTCGTGTTCCCAAGCCATCGCGGCGGGCACCTACCTATTGAGGAGTACCGCAGAGCGTTCGACAAGGCATGCAAGGCGGTTGGCATCACCGACCTGGACGCAACTGCTGAGACACACCACGGCATCCCTCGCGATCAGCGCGGGCGCTAATGTCAAGATCGTGCAGAGGCTTCTAGGACACGCCACAGCGGCCATGACCTCGGACCGTTATGGCCACCTGCTCAGTGACGACCTGGCGGGAGCGGCAGATGCGCTCGGCAAAGCCATCGTAAGCACTGCGGTATATCGACCAGGATCTAGTTAACTATGGAGGCATATCTGCAGCCAGTTGACCCACGGGGCGGTAGCTCAGTCGGTTAGAGCCGCGGACTCATAATCCGTTGGTCGCGGGTTCGAGTCCCGCCCGCCCCACGACTTAAAAAGCGGTAAGAGGCTTTGCCGGCCGGCCGAACCGGTCAGCTGCCGGCGCACACCAGAGAGTGCGTCACGCGAGTGCCCACAAAGCGGAATTCGTGCGCGGGACGGCGCAGGGGCTCGACGGTGGTATCCGCGTGCACGATGACTCCGCCACCGGAGGGGATTCCCAGCCCGGTGGCCGCTCCGTTCAGCAATTCGATCGTGCGCGACAGCCGTGTCCACCCGGCTCGCTCGTCATGGGTGTCGATGACCAGGGGGATGAGCTTAAACAGCTCGAGCAGCTCGGTCACGGGAGAGCCCGATGTGCCGACGATCCCATAGCGTCCGAGCTGAACCGCGCCGGCTGAAACGCCCACCAGCACCGCCCCGTGGGCATACCGGTCCACGATCACATCCTTCATGCCGGTGTTCTCGAACGTGTTCCAGCCCAGACGCACGTCGCCGCCCGCCAGGACGATCAGCTGGGCGCGCTGCAAAAAGGCGCGGTCTGCTGGGCCGAACGCCGAATCAATCATGCGACGGTCGCTGATCCCACTCGCATCCGCGGCCGCTGCAAAGATCTCGTAGAACTCCGGGCGGTCGCCGTTGGAGGCGCCGATATAGGCTGCGGCCAGTGGTGTGTCCGGGGCCAATCCGTCGCAGGCGGACTCCAGCAACAGTCGGTCTTGCCGCTTCCAGAACAGCAGCTGACTGTCCGCCAGCAGATAGAGCGGTTGGACTGACATCAGAGCCTGCTCAGCGTGCGAATCGTGTGAATTTCGGTCTCCCGGTAGGGCCGTCCGTCGGGTTGGAGCAGGTCTTGAAACCAGGGCTTCGGCACGGTCGCGTACGGGTGCTCCCAGGATTCCCAGGGAAAGTACGTTTGGGTTTTGCCGGCGACTAAACCCCAACTGATCGCACCAACGTTGTGCCGCTTCGCAATTGGCAAGATCCCGTCAACGGTGTTGCCGAGCGTCCGAGCCAGATACTCGGTGCAGAGGATCGGCCGTCCCAATGGGGACAGTTCGGTGATGCGGGCCTCGAAGGCCGCTGGTTCCGCATAACAGTGGAAGGTGACGACGTCCGAGTTGTCCAGTTGAATGGTGGTGATTTCACTGCGGCGCTGGCGATCTCCCCACTCACCAACCCACACCCCACTGGTTAGCGGCTGAGCTGGATCAACCGAACGCGCCCAGCCGAACGCCAAGGA
This window contains:
- a CDS encoding Type 1 glutamine amidotransferase-like domain-containing protein — translated: MSVQPLYLLADSQLLFWKRQDRLLLESACDGLAPDTPLAAAYIGASNGDRPEFYEIFAAAADASGISDRRMIDSAFGPADRAFLQRAQLIVLAGGDVRLGWNTFENTGMKDVIVDRYAHGAVLVGVSAGAVQLGRYGIVGTSGSPVTELLELFKLIPLVIDTHDERAGWTRLSRTIELLNGAATGLGIPSGGGVIVHADTTVEPLRRPAHEFRFVGTRVTHSLVCAGS